The genomic stretch GCAGTAATTACACTTTACTGCCATTTGAGTAATATGTATTAATATTGACACTCTTGGTTTGCTACAGTACATGAGGTTTTACAAGCAGACTGACAGGATGCCTGGCATTCGCCGCACCCTGGTTTTTTTAAGCTATTTTTTAACGTTGGCTTGTTAATTGTTATAACATGCTTCATTTTTCTTCCCTCCTCTTCCTGATTTATTATAACACATAAAGAGAAGGAATTAAAGTTATAAATTGATGCCTATCATACCACCTAAAGCTCCTAAAATAGCCCCCCAAGCATATTTTACCGCCCAGGAAGAGGTAGGCCCTAATTCTTTTACAAAAAATGCTCCCACAATCAGCATAATAGTTACATACAGAATACCAGCAATTCCTCCATTCAACCACCCTTTACTGGTAGTATGTCGTGCAGATAAAGCACCTGATAAAACTATGCCTATTATGGTTATCAACAAAGCAAGGGTAGGTAAAGTTAATTCGGATACGGCTGTAAAGGTCAAAAGCAAAGCGTAAATTATGAAAAAACTAAGAGTGATAATGTAGGCTATTAAAACCCCTGTAAAAATTCCAGTAATATTTATACCAGTTCCATTTTCCACGCCAAACCTTCCTTTCAAAGTCTCACCCCCACAGTTTTCTTACTAATATGTATGCTTTTTATTTTAAACATAGTACATAAAAAAAGACGCGGCAAACCGCATCTTATCACTTTTCTTCTTTTTCGTTTTTATCACTAGTTGAGCTTATAACTCCTCCAACTGCCCATTTTGCAATCTTTAGCCTCACCTTATCTGCTCCCATTTCTAAAGTTATCACATCGTCTTTTATGTTTAGAATTTTACCA from Thermoanaerobacter uzonensis DSM 18761 encodes the following:
- the scfA gene encoding six-cysteine ranthipeptide SCIFF; translation: MKHVITINKPTLKNSLKKPGCGECQASCQSACKTSCTVANQECQY
- a CDS encoding TIGR04086 family membrane protein; this encodes MKGRFGVENGTGINITGIFTGVLIAYIITLSFFIIYALLLTFTAVSELTLPTLALLITIIGIVLSGALSARHTTSKGWLNGGIAGILYVTIMLIVGAFFVKELGPTSSWAVKYAWGAILGALGGMIGINL